A part of Dehalogenimonas sp. W genomic DNA contains:
- a CDS encoding HAMP domain-containing sensor histidine kinase, producing MKSLSLKLVVLYMASVFLLVVAVFMYMEYSKFMASDTDAGRLMETGPGYIKGATPGVFDGPGSINILNLYDALNQEFGGLTPSKVIENFSPIIDTTRPGGVGFSTTVTRVPQAEIPSYKAYLVSISESEIGPVLLTDNYFSRTIHDYLNQHPIPRLYYLPIEGYDDIVFIASLDPRFIPQTKWIDAVVRDVIWSLPLVTIFALFLGWAISRMTVNPVTRLTQFSERLAEGALAERTAVKSKDEIGRLAYSLNRMAAGLQQSFDSQKRFVSDAAHEMKTPLASMKTAVTGALTDNRTVEEYQQLLEVLSRRIEAQERLIADLLSQARADETTQKTDYQTVDLTKIVVGVAEEFTPLFDERGIKFRLETGRLAVGEPVTVKGDGEQLSRVFSNLLDNAAKYTSPGGEVVLGLITDGNNAVIRVEDNGKGIAREHLDKIFERFFKVSEERTPESGYGLGLSISRGIITRHGGDISVASTLGKGSVFTVKLELYEE from the coding sequence ATGAAAAGCTTAAGCCTTAAACTGGTAGTGCTCTATATGGCCTCCGTCTTTCTGTTAGTGGTGGCGGTGTTCATGTATATGGAATACAGCAAATTCATGGCGTCAGACACCGATGCCGGTCGCTTGATGGAGACAGGTCCGGGATATATCAAGGGGGCAACGCCTGGTGTGTTCGATGGACCGGGCAGTATTAATATACTGAATTTATATGACGCGCTCAATCAGGAATTCGGAGGGTTAACGCCGTCCAAGGTAATTGAGAATTTTAGTCCGATCATTGATACCACTCGCCCCGGAGGTGTGGGATTCAGCACTACGGTTACCAGAGTACCGCAAGCGGAAATCCCATCTTACAAGGCATATCTGGTGTCTATAAGTGAATCCGAGATCGGGCCGGTACTCCTGACCGACAATTATTTTTCACGAACCATTCATGATTATCTGAATCAACATCCTATACCACGCCTGTATTATCTGCCCATTGAGGGTTATGATGACATCGTTTTCATAGCATCTTTGGACCCAAGATTCATACCCCAGACTAAATGGATTGATGCCGTGGTCCGTGATGTTATCTGGTCATTGCCGCTGGTGACTATTTTTGCCTTATTCCTCGGCTGGGCAATCTCCAGGATGACCGTCAATCCGGTAACCCGCCTGACTCAGTTCTCCGAAAGACTGGCTGAGGGCGCTCTGGCTGAAAGAACGGCGGTGAAATCAAAGGATGAAATAGGGCGGCTGGCGTACTCGCTCAACCGGATGGCGGCCGGATTACAGCAGTCATTTGACTCCCAGAAAAGGTTCGTGTCCGACGCCGCTCATGAAATGAAAACACCGTTGGCATCCATGAAGACGGCAGTGACAGGGGCGCTGACCGACAATAGAACGGTGGAAGAATACCAGCAATTACTGGAGGTACTATCCCGCCGGATTGAAGCCCAGGAACGGCTGATTGCGGACCTGTTGTCCCAGGCCAGGGCGGATGAGACTACCCAGAAAACAGATTATCAGACGGTTGATTTAACGAAAATTGTTGTCGGTGTCGCCGAAGAATTTACCCCGTTATTTGATGAGAGAGGAATCAAATTCAGGCTGGAAACCGGGCGGTTAGCGGTCGGCGAACCCGTCACTGTCAAAGGCGACGGCGAACAACTCTCCCGGGTGTTTTCCAACCTGCTGGACAACGCCGCCAAGTATACTTCACCAGGGGGAGAGGTGGTGTTGGGGCTGATAACCGACGGCAACAATGCCGTTATCAGGGTGGAAGATAATGGTAAAGGCATTGCCCGGGAACACCTGGATAAGATATTTGAGCGGTTCTTTAAGGTGTCCGAAGAACGGACGCCGGAGTCCGGTTACGGACTGGGACTGTCCATCAGCCGCGGCATCATTACCCGTCACGGGGGCGATATTTCTGTGGCAAGCACATTAGGAAAAGGGAGTGTATTTACAGTGAAGTTGGAATTGTATGAGGAATAA
- a CDS encoding response regulator transcription factor, with the protein MRILLVEDDLDLVWAIRSRMEQDGYAVEHESDGKAGLENALTATYDVIVLDIMLPGLDGFDVCRGVRQKGIHTPILMLTARVREDDRVRGLDCGADDYLAKPFSYPELFARVRALIRRAHNHSSGELSAGKLKINTNLKTVTYDDRVVPLTSREYSILEYLAYNKNGTVTKDMIEEHVWGGDNNIYSNVIEVLVGRIRNKLNPEDKEAIIKTVRGLGYTIKDEKLKP; encoded by the coding sequence ATGCGTATTTTGCTGGTGGAAGACGACCTGGACCTGGTCTGGGCCATCCGTTCCCGGATGGAGCAGGACGGGTATGCCGTGGAACACGAAAGCGACGGCAAGGCCGGGTTGGAAAATGCCTTAACGGCCACATACGACGTTATCGTTCTGGACATCATGCTGCCGGGTCTTGACGGCTTTGATGTCTGTCGTGGCGTTCGGCAGAAAGGCATACATACACCCATCCTGATGCTGACGGCACGGGTTAGAGAAGACGACCGGGTGCGCGGCCTGGACTGTGGCGCGGATGACTACCTGGCCAAGCCTTTCAGCTACCCGGAGCTTTTCGCCCGGGTGCGGGCGCTGATCCGCCGGGCGCACAACCATTCCTCCGGCGAACTGTCGGCCGGCAAACTGAAGATAAATACCAACTTAAAGACGGTGACCTATGACGACCGGGTGGTGCCGCTGACCTCACGGGAATACAGCATACTGGAATACCTAGCTTACAACAAAAACGGCACTGTCACCAAGGATATGATAGAAGAACACGTCTGGGGCGGTGACAACAACATCTATTCCAACGTCATAGAGGTGCTGGTGGGCCGGATAAGAAACAAGCTCAATCCTGAAGATAAAGAAGCGATAATCAAAACAGTCAGAGGTCTGGGATATACCATAAAAGATGAAAAGCTTAAGCCTTAA
- the rpsB gene encoding 30S ribosomal protein S2, producing MTQTNIKELLESGAHFGHQTSRWHPKMKKYIFTKRNDIHIIDLDKTVVMLDKALDFIDGVIAEGGKILVVGTKKQAQEIVAEESKRGGLYYINQRWIGGILTNFAAIQNRIDYLVRLEDQHARGELARLPKKEQLKLAEEMLRLNKMMGGFKEMTALPDVIFIIDPTKEKIALAEAQRMGIPVVAIVDTNCNPDGIDYPIPANDDAMRAIKLVLSKVADTVLSANEQLTKFEVEQVETVAAIAEADEAAAEDTETA from the coding sequence ATCACACAGACCAATATCAAGGAATTACTGGAGTCCGGGGCGCACTTCGGCCACCAGACCAGCCGCTGGCATCCCAAAATGAAGAAGTACATCTTCACCAAGCGCAATGACATCCACATTATTGACCTGGACAAGACCGTGGTCATGCTGGATAAGGCGCTTGATTTTATTGACGGTGTTATCGCCGAAGGCGGCAAGATACTGGTCGTCGGCACCAAGAAACAGGCTCAGGAAATCGTCGCTGAAGAGAGCAAGCGCGGCGGATTGTACTACATCAATCAGCGCTGGATCGGCGGCATCCTGACCAACTTCGCCGCCATTCAGAACCGGATAGACTATCTGGTACGTCTGGAAGACCAGCATGCCCGGGGCGAACTGGCTCGTCTGCCCAAGAAAGAACAGCTCAAGCTGGCTGAAGAGATGCTGCGTCTGAATAAAATGATGGGCGGTTTCAAGGAAATGACCGCTCTGCCCGACGTCATCTTCATCATTGACCCCACCAAGGAAAAGATTGCACTGGCTGAGGCTCAGCGCATGGGCATCCCGGTGGTGGCCATCGTGGATACCAACTGCAACCCGGACGGTATTGACTACCCGATTCCCGCCAACGACGACGCCATGCGCGCCATCAAGCTGGTGCTGAGCAAAGTAGCTGACACTGTCTTGAGCGCCAATGAACAGCTCACCAAGTTTGAAGTGGAACAGGTAGAGACTGTCGCCGCCATTGCTGAGGCCGATGAGGCAGCGGCTGAAGACACCGAAACCGCCTGA
- a CDS encoding translation elongation factor Ts, which produces MQIPAETVKELREKCGAGVMDCRNALIEAEGNVDKAFEALQAKGFQKAAKKAERVTGQGVIEAYVHTGGRVGALVELNCETDFVARTDEFKKLAHEVAMQVAAMCPIYLSEAERPEDCEEDAASVCLLSQAYIKDPSKSINDLITEVIARTGENIRLKRFARFELGG; this is translated from the coding sequence TTGCAGATTCCAGCGGAAACAGTAAAAGAATTACGTGAAAAATGCGGCGCCGGCGTTATGGACTGCCGCAATGCTCTGATTGAAGCCGAAGGCAACGTAGACAAAGCCTTTGAAGCGCTTCAGGCCAAGGGTTTCCAGAAAGCCGCCAAGAAGGCCGAGCGCGTTACCGGTCAGGGCGTTATTGAAGCCTACGTTCATACCGGCGGCCGGGTCGGTGCCCTGGTGGAACTGAACTGCGAAACCGATTTTGTTGCCCGCACTGACGAGTTCAAGAAGCTGGCCCATGAAGTGGCCATGCAGGTAGCCGCCATGTGCCCGATCTACCTGTCCGAGGCTGAGCGCCCGGAGGACTGTGAAGAGGACGCCGCCAGCGTCTGTCTGCTGTCCCAGGCCTACATCAAAGACCCCTCCAAGTCCATCAATGACCTGATCACCGAAGTGATCGCCCGCACCGGTGAGAACATCCGGCTGAAGCGTTTCGCCCGGTTTGAACTCGGCGGCTAA
- the pyrH gene encoding UMP kinase, whose protein sequence is MTDVANSQTTPDAASLDASDSPVAGDQTTGKLKFKRVLLKLSGEAFAGDARGLIDIPTIRGITHQIKNLISMGVQVSVVVGAGNIWRGATVAKDGIDRVTADYAGMLATVINALALQDLLEKDGVSTRTQSAITVQQVAEPFIRRRAIRHLEKGRVVIFAGGTGNPYMTTDTAAALRAIEIEAQVLLMAKNRVDGVYNADPLKHPEAVKFDRLTHLEALNKRLKVMDATALSLCLENKLPIIVFDMTAPGNLERTVTGDAVGTLITSETQT, encoded by the coding sequence ATGACTGACGTGGCGAACTCCCAAACGACACCTGATGCCGCCTCTTTGGATGCTTCCGACAGCCCGGTTGCCGGTGACCAAACCACCGGTAAGTTAAAATTCAAACGGGTCCTGCTGAAACTCTCCGGTGAAGCCTTCGCCGGGGACGCGCGGGGTCTCATTGACATCCCCACCATCCGCGGTATTACCCATCAGATTAAAAATCTTATCAGCATGGGCGTTCAGGTTTCTGTAGTCGTCGGGGCCGGCAATATCTGGCGCGGGGCTACCGTAGCTAAAGACGGCATTGACCGGGTAACCGCGGATTATGCCGGCATGCTGGCTACCGTTATCAATGCCCTGGCGCTCCAGGATTTGCTGGAAAAAGACGGCGTCAGCACCCGCACCCAGTCAGCCATTACCGTACAGCAGGTGGCCGAACCTTTTATCCGCCGCCGCGCCATCCGGCACCTGGAAAAAGGCCGGGTAGTCATCTTTGCCGGCGGCACGGGCAACCCGTACATGACCACTGATACCGCCGCGGCACTGCGCGCCATAGAGATTGAAGCCCAGGTGCTCCTGATGGCCAAGAACCGGGTGGACGGCGTCTATAACGCTGACCCGCTGAAGCATCCGGAAGCCGTCAAGTTTGACCGGCTGACTCATCTGGAAGCGCTCAACAAGCGGTTGAAGGTGATGGATGCCACAGCACTGTCGCTCTGTCTGGAAAACAAGCTCCCGATTATCGTCTTTGATATGACCGCCCCCGGTAATCTGGAACGCACAGTTACCGGTGATGCGGTCGGTACACTTATAACAAGCGAGACTCAAACATGA